The sequence ctaaattaaatatttatggagcctaattgtcaaccaaacatgcgcgtttctttttttatgatttacagaaatttttaaccatttgcatTCTTTTTTGTATAGacacttaatctttttggtataaaattcatttgttttgttcaaaattcaactatttcgttgaaaatttattttatttccttagaAACTGATCTGGGGGTGACTCCTAAAAAAAGGTCATAggagaaaaggaaaaattgtttCTAAGGAGTATGACGTTAACGGATTAAATGTGTataaaacttgactttttgaattttattgaaaaatcgaaaattcaaattttgatcaagcaacaaataataaaaaattaaacattttgtttatgtggtctaactatgcaagttacaaaaaaaagattaattaaaaaaaatggtgcatCCAAAAAAAGTACAAGTTTGTTAATCACGTTTTGAAAGGATTCGTGGTttatattttattcgtgaaacaGCAAcatgaaaagtagaaaaatagcatttttgaggcaaaagacacaaactacgaaaaaaataaatggacgaAATTTATTTACCCACAAAAGTGCTTCAAattcattattaatcattttttatggaacgcgTTGTTCTTATTTTAAGCTTCGTTTCAATCTTAAGAagagcattaaaaataaacaattaaatttttttaataacaaaataatctatttataGAAGACGAAATCcttaaatcataaaaacaagACTGTTGCATATGTTAATATGTCTCTTGCAATaccatgcatataatgaattgtaataatattgtaataataatataataacgtaataatataaattgattgaaattaagtttaaacttaaaaatgaccaaaataattaaatacagccgataattagtcgagattttgtacaaaattaaatgagttgccccatttcatatttgtaagcgaaaatggagtcatgctttttacataaataagttgatctggaaatTCCCTTTAGGtagggtaaaggggggcagcgccaaccagttaacagtcaatgatttttttaaagttaatgagatgttgaattgatcctttttttctcatttcgagttctacattattctatatcatatttctataagtattaatcacatggaaaaaacaataatttggtaatttaattatttctgacaagctgtatttcatcggctttgcccctcacctgaagGCAAAGTCGACTGCagctttttaagaaaacaaaaacatttaaagatcAGAAATTGTGATGGTtttcttctgtggtattttatgcactggaaaaattacctttgaagatatttaacaagaagaataagttattttgaataaaaatagagatagctgtaatatagcttcttattcgttgacattctactagaaacggaatGTACGCAATGAttctaccgtaccaataaaagaaacctgcataccgaccggattaataataataatatttattagtttcttccatgtagcccacaagataagttgctatTCTAccttgccgatcatttatcgacgaaacttgtgacgtcgtgtatcacctaagcacttgttaatattattttcgtccGGCCTGCCCCCCTGGcaaggcctcacttatttatgagatttaatatattttgaacttgAATTACATCTGATTAATatgattagattgtgtgatattgttttatctgtcaagatatcaagtttttaaGAGGACCtgatagttaaaattttctgGGGAAAAGAATGTTTCGTCGAGATGAAATACGATATTTTCCGGGCTTAAAATCAATTAAACCTTTTCAGAGTAATATATCAAATTATTAGACCATACGAATAATGCGTATAGGCTGCAGTCTTTATCTGTGTTGGTGGCTGTGGAAATATAAGATAAACGGAAAGAGTTTCGggaaaagaatgaaataaaataatttcgtgtGTTCGTCAATTTGAAGAAACGTTTTCATAAACATAACGAGTGATTATAGACTCATGTGAATGCTGTGGGCTACAGTCGTTAATTTTGCTGGTGTTGACGTGCAACAAAGGCTTCCATTGATGCGCTAGCAGATCTTGAGAATTTTGAatgtaatatattatattattagttatATTATTGGGGGGGGGTCAAATCCGGAGATAGCGGACGTCACATATGTTTAGTGTACAAGAGAGATTTCTCATAATTGATAAGTGAGGGTTAATATTTTTGAGGGTTGTGAACTGTATTTCTTCTTCTATTTAAGGAAAGGATTATAATTTTGGAGACTTTtggatttcaatatttattcgaGCAGAGTTTCTGCTTCCAGTTACAATATTGAATTCTGCCGTGCCAGGAGGCCAGACCGCTTATATGTGTATTGATGATAAGACTTCAGAGATCAGAAGTGGCTGGACTCCGGATTCAAATGTGTATGGATGATAAGACGTCAGAGATCAGAGGTGGCTGAACTCCGGATTCAAATATGTATGGATGATAAGACGTCAGAGGTCATAGATGGCTGGACTTCAGATCTAGATATGTATGGACAGAAGTAGCTGGACTCTAGACCTATTCACATCTCCATCTCTCGGAAATTAAACCATGTCCTCACTGGTTTTAAAAAGAGGGGTTGATGCTGCAGAGTGGTAGCTGATGCGAGTTGCCACGGGGGCATTGGTGGCGTGATTAATTGTTGCTGGGCCCTTGATTTTGTAAATTACTTTACCGCATGGAGTTGTAAGCAATATAAATCTGAGTAGATTATTTAGTCCACATTTCCACAGTAGTCCTAGCATTAATATTGCCAGgctagttaaatttaatttgtcgtTCTTTCACCGGGTTTTCTTTTGAATGATGAGTTGCCGCGGAGAATGTTTGTTTTCCCGTAGTAGCTTTGCAATGATCTGATAATGTGAGAATTGTTGATAAGGAAATTGTTTCCATGACATCCTTTTCCATTGGACAGGTTATCATTAATCGTAGCGGATTATAAGGTGAGATGTACCACTGAAATCCATTAgagaaactataaatataatctgtagttatttttaaatacttctttttacAAGGTATTCCTTCGTTACTAAGTAACCATCCGGAACATGAGCCTTCGGTGTGTATTTGTTTCAATACATCTATTATCTGGCAGAAGTAGAGTTCTCCGGCATTGATACATTTGTCTTCATTTATGAGGGTATACGTGGTTTTATCCTCTGACAAGGCAATGGGTCTGTCTTGTATCCCatcgaaaaaataagaattcatcATTGTGTGTTGTGGTAGAGCGATGTACCGTTGGACAATGAATATTTGTGTATCGGGAATTGGTGTGTGTATCTTGGAGATTAATCTGTTGTTTATTAAGATGACGTCTGTTCTACtgattttcatgtataaaaaataattcttctcggTTAGGGGGTAGGGTGTATCTTTCGGTATATTTTGATGTATTGCAGACAGTGATTTCATGAAATTAACTGGTGTTACTATCTTTGGTAATGGTATACCATTCTTCGCTTCCGAGATGGAGCTTCAATTGTTTGTATGGCTTCTGCGATGTCTTCTACGTGCAGTTCCATATTGAATAATGAACTGAGGATCATGTTGTTTATTTGCATGGCGTCCGTCAATGCACTGGTATAGTCGTACATGGCTTGCATTTCATTCTTAGTCCtgtgttggattttttaaacttgagaTAGAGTTGCTTGTAGAAGTCTAGTCTGGTTTTTAATTAGAGTAGCGATTCCCCTGGTTTTATTATAGACTTCATTTATTTCGTTGTTGATGTTTTCCGCGTCGTTGGCGTTCATAGTGCCAAAAAGATATTTGGTGGCGGTACCTATAAAGTTGAATAATCCTCGTTTTTGTCTTCTTGCTGATAATTCCCTAATATTATCATAGCGATTGGAGAGTTTATTTATCCTTTGTCCTAATGTGCCAATTGTCTTGGTCATAGTGCATTTCCCGATAAAACTGTTGCAATGTTGCACGATTAATCGGGTGTAATCCTTCACTTGTATGATGTCAGTGTTTAATTCTAAGATATCCAAAAAGTATACGGAGTCCCAAGTTTCACGGTATAGGCGGGCTTGAAAGAGTTCCTCGTGTAGTATTGGAGTGTTTATTGGCTGCAGGTCATATTTTCCCtgggcaattttttattttccctgcaATTGAGAAGAGGTTTAGTTATCTGTTGCGTAGAAATGTTTAACATCATTAAAGTGTCTCAAGCATTTCTATCCGTTGAAAAATAAGGTTACAGTTTTGTTGTCGTTATTGACATCCAGTACGGCTAAAGGTTTTGTCCATGTGGGTTTTCCATTGGTCATAGTTTTGATTAGTACATATTCTCCTGAGGAATATGTCTCCTCTTTTGCTGTTCGAATGATTTTCTTCTGGTTGACTATCTTTGCCTTTCCTGCCCTTTTTACTGCGTCTTCACGTTGTGCTTGTGCTCTCTCAGCACGGTCCTGAAGATATTCTTCTCTATCATAAGGGAATTCTTTGGGTTTTGCAAATAAAAGTTCTTCGGGCACATAATTAGTTATAGAGTGGGggctattattatataattttgttgctttaattattttttgtgtcacTTCTCCTTCCAGGGTTGCGGCCAAACGTTTTATTGTACCAATCACTCTTTCAGCTATCCTGTTACTTTGGGGGTGATAGGcagaaatctttatttgtttaattcctaGAAGAGCTGTTAAGGTCTGCATCTCTTTACTTGTAAAGAGGGATTTGTTAtccgtaattaattttttaggtgtaGGAATTGAATGGAAGAATTCCTTTACCAGTTctgctattttatattttctgactgGTGTAGTCCAAACATAACGAGTCAAActctcttcaaataaaagaaaatcttttccTTCCAATGTGAATTTATCTAGGTTCATGATTTCGAAGGGACTTTGAGCTGGTTCTATTATAACGGCATCCGCTTTTATTAATCGTTTTTGGGGTTTAATAGCACAGATGGGGCATCCTTGTATGTATGACTCTATTTGTTTGGTCTTGCCGGGCCAGTAGTACTGTTGCCTAATTGACTTTTTCATTTTATCCATCGCCCAGTGTCCGGCCTCATGGGTTCGAGCTATTAAATTTAATTGGGCCTGTGTTTTCCTAATGATCCGTGGATATGCTTCTTTAATTCGATAGTATTGTTCCAGATCTTGTAGTCGCAAAGTCAAATAAATGAAGTTTGCGGCCAATTGGTATTCATTCAAAGAGGTCCAGCGCGTTATTTCAATGATACGCTGAACTTCCGTCCTTTCATCTGACCATATAATTTTAGCCAATTTCAATAGATCCTCTGGTGTGTGGAATAAAGATCCATTAACTTGGAGACCTACTTGAATGGTGTACTCAAAGTACTTCCTTAGTATCTGTAGGTTTGTTAGTCTGTTTTGGAAATTACCAGAAGTTTGTGCTAACTTTATTGGTGGAATCacaaattttcctaatttatttacattgactgttaaataattgttatttcctTTAAcccttttctttatttcttaatcGGGCATGGCttctagaattatttttgtagttttaatgGTGAATGGTGTGTCCTCTGTATTTATTTGAATAGAGGGATTCTCTCCTGCTAGGGGTtcttcaactgttatattttccgTATTGAGTGAACCTTCAGCTGGAGGTAAAGATCTTTTGAGATCGTCTACTATTTCTTGTAGTTGTGATTGATCCAGTCCGGAATCGGTTAGGAATTCATCCAGGTCGAATTCTGTCGGAGGACTGACTCGTGAAGGTTCCTGACTCGTGCTTGGTTGTTGATTGCCagttatttgaattgaaaaggcTCGACTGAGTGCGCCAGCGTTCCCATTCTTTTTTCCTGGTTTGTAAATCACTTCTATGTTGTAGTCCGTAAGTTTCTGAGTTAATCTGAACAGTCTTGAGGACATATTATCATGTCTGGCTGATAATAGTCCTTTGATCGGCTGATGATCTGTAAAGACTTTAAATCTCTGTCCATAGAGCAAATGTCGGTACTGCTTAATACCCCAGACTATTGCCAAAAGTTCTCTCTCTGTGGTAGAGTAATTTCTTTCGGCAGGGTTCAGGCTCCTACTAGCAAAGCTAACTGGGTGTTCTCTTCCATCATTGCTAAGTTTACTCAAAACTACTCCTAACCCCTCATTAGAGGCATCAGTGCAAAGTATAAAAGGTTTTTTGAGGTCTGGATGCCTTAATAATGGGTAGGTCGTTAAAcgcttttttaattcttgaaaagatttttcgCACTCGTGTGACCATACAAACGGAATATTCTTTCCTTTCAGGTGGTTTATCGGGTGAGCGATTTTTGCAAAGTTTTTGATGAATTTACGATAGTATGAAGCAAGGCCCACAGATTGTTCAATCTCTTTAGTATTTTTGGGAGTGGGGAAATTCAATACTTTCTCCACGTTCTTTTGTAAAGGTTTTACTCCTTCAGGGCCGACCGAATGTCCAAGATACTCCATTTCTTTTTCTAGATACTTAAATTTGTCTGGTTGAAGGACAAGTTTTGTTTCTCTTAGACGAGTAAAAACCGTTCGCAAATTCTTTAGATGTTCTTGTTCCGTTTTTCCGATGACAATGAGATCGTCAAGGTAGATGAAGCATATGTTGCCGATCAATCCTTGAAGCTTGAAATTCACCATGCGCTGATAGGTTGCGGGAGCGTTGATTAATCCCATGGGCATTCTTACCCATTCCCAAAGTCCTTTATGAGTTGAGGAAGCTGTTTTCCATATATCCTCAGATGCCACAGCCACCTGGTAAAATCCATTGGCCATGTCGAAACAGGACATGTACTTTGCCTGTCCTAGCATGCAAAGTATTTCCTCAATGGATGGGAGAGGATAATTGTCTTGGGTggtgaattcatttaatttgcggAAATCCATTACCAATCTCCATTTTTGTTTACCACTTGAAACAAGTTTCTTTTTGACAAGCCGAACGTTAGCTTGGTAAGGCGAAAAAAGGGGCGAATGAGTCCTTTTTCTTCATATTCCCTAATTTGCCTCTCAATCTCTggttgaaataaaattggatGTTTATATAGTGGGGTGTGTATAGGTTTATCCGTTGATAGCTTTATATGGTGTTCGACGTCTGACACAAGGGGCATAGGGTCACCTGGTAAGTAAAAGATATCGTTGAACTCGATCAGGAGGTGcgtcatttctgtctttaaagttTCCTTGAGATGTGAAAGCGAACTTTTGCTTAGTAGTTCAGATATCCTGTTATCATTTTGTTTGTTTCGTTGAACCGAAAAGATTGGAATGGTAAGCGTATCATTCAAGATGATCAGGTCTTGTTTACGAGTTTCTTgaggaattttattgtttagaatACGAGAGATTAAAGTTTCTTTCTTTTCTGGATTTGTGGGCTTGCTTTTGTACCGcgtactttcaaatttttgaatagttaaatcttttcgTTGAATTTCTAACTCATCTTTTTGACCTGCCGCGTTCGTGGTAAAAACTCGTACCATCCCATTACTTCTGTAGATCCCGGGTAATACTCCTTTTCCTCCAATGATGTAATCGCCTTCTGGTAATTCCAATGGGATATCCTTGCACGAGGGTCTTACGTGATAGATGACAGGGTTATAATTACCGTATAAAGGGATGGATACATTAGGAAGATCGagtgtattatttataaaatttattttcgctTGGTTAGCTGTTAGCCAATCTCTTCCTAAAATACCATCGAATTCTGTCGGGAAatcattttttactacaaaaaatcgaTGTCGGTTACTTTTGGATGATAATGTACAAAAACCAAGAGTTTCGTGAACTCCGTTCACTATTTcgaatttcctcttttttcactTGGAATTCTTTCGGGGTTGCACTCTTGTTTCACTAAGAATTGGGTTTTTATAAAGGACTCAGGACTCCCGGTGTCTACCAAAAGTCCTCATGATAATTTGTATCCTCGCAGTCTGCATTTAATGTAAGGATGTCCTCCTGAATCTCCTCCTCTGAGCAGTATTCTTGAAGGTCCTCGTCGATTACCTTTTGATAGGCATCCACCATTTCTGCCTCTTCTGTCAGGTATGTCCTCCTTGGTCGATCTTTGTTCTGTGATATTCCCCGCTGAAAATTTTCTCTGCGTTCTTTATTCTGCTTAGTGTAGCATTTATTCTCGTCGTGTCCGGTTTTTTTGCAGTAGCTGCAATTTTCTGAATTGGTTTCCTTCTTGAGTTCTGGGGTTCTGAAGGGGTTTTCTCTAAATTGTGTCCTTTGCATTTGTTTGAAGGATTTCCTTGATTGCTGCTGATTGAAGTTTCGATTTCTTTCCTTTTCCCTATCTAAATAATCCTTCTCTTCTTGCAAGGCTTGTTGATAAGCGTCGTTGAGTCTAGAAGGTTTTGAAGTTGCTACTTTGTTCGATATTTCGTTCCTTAGACcgtctatgaattttttaactctgATCTGTTCCTCTTTCCTAcgctcgaaatctttaaaatcgcatGGACTATAATCAATCGCATGCTGGATCTTCCGACCCATTTCCTGGTACcgttttatgaaatgttcgactTTTTCATGGAGCATTTGACACATCGTGTTACGCTCCTGTTGCAACTGTGACAAATTCTTTCCGCGGGAACCAAATTCTATCCCTAATGCTTCGCTAAGTTTATTAACAGTTAGCGGTGGAATTATTTCCGTCGCTACTCTTTGCGCTTCGCTTTTTAGTTTACGCGCACGGACTCCTCGCGTCCTTCAATTCCATGCTattagaatcattaaaaatattatcaattaaaccACGCAGGTCATCCTTAAATGCTTCAACGTCTTGGGTTCCATCGAATTCCATAATGTTCTTTAGCAAATTATCTATAAACTTTCtgtcttcattatttaaaatatatggcGCATTTGGCTAGAAAGGCTGCCTTGATGGTTGCTGTGAATTATTAGTTGGGACTTCCGGCTGTAATGCCGGTGGGTTCGGATTTTCTTGAGATTGAGTATTTAGACGTGCGAGTTTATCTTCTGCGGTCCGGAGTGCAGTCTTCATTTCAGAAAACTGTTGCCTTAGTTCTTCTAGGGTGGCTTCCGCAAGATTTCCCCCCGATAGAAATCGTTTTAATGTGGTTTTAAAGCCGATGGGACtcgtcatttttgtttttatttgactTGGGAAGTTAGAATTAGTAACTGTTGTGTCATAAAAGTTAACACTGGCTTCACTTGAACTTGGATTTGAGGAATTTCCCTCTTCGCTAGTTTCACTTTTGATCACTTGTTTAGAATGTCGGAATTCTTTAAACAGATTCTTGGGCATTTACACGTTTCACTTTTAAGCTGGATTTTCCAGCTTCTCTTTATTATATTCCCACGTAATTTCACTTATNNNNNNNNNNNNNNNNNNNNNNNNNNNNNNNNNNNNNNNNNNNNNNNNNNNNNNNNNNNNNNNNNNNNNNNNNNNNNNNNNNNNNNNNNNNNNNNNNNNNgaaaggttatgcacatgaacaaaagcatgcatcttaagtcttccgttccgcgactgtacatctcacgccgtcaagggggtcgcggaatattgagtcttgaagtaggaaaaggagcatttctgtacaaagcagcggaggaggctgctaaaacactcggacttgacttcagtatcaggggtgagcaaaatgaattaaatctaatccatctcgaatactcactcctgaaagcccgcattaagaaagcacaagagaaaaactttcgtgaacagctcctaaataagaggatgcacggtatcttccacagaaatgtgaaggatcagtcaatgtcttgcgagctaacgtttgctttccttaaatcacccgcattgaagtctggtacagagggtttcatttttgcatgccaagacggtgtcatttccaccttaacataccgtcgccacattttgagccaagacattcccgatgatagctgcagggcgtgccatgcacaccccgagcatttagctcacatactatctagttgtccaacacacgcgggaacgacctacattcaaaggcacaatgcggcactaagagtactttattaccatctctgtcactcctacggcattcaccttaatatcgctcctctaaatgctccaagggaaattgagtcaattgtcgcgAATGGGAAGTGTCGtacatactggaactttatattctcgacaattgtttctgttgctcactcgaggcctgacatgtttcttcttgacttcgagaagcgaactatgttcgttatcgaattttcggcaccagctgacaaaaacatcatagccaaggagaatgaaaagaaagagaggtatcgagaattTATAAGGGagatgcaacgattgtacctggaatattttgttaaactgatcgtccttatcatcggcgctcttgtaggtgccaagctttcacttgctaataggctaaaaagcatccctgcgtgtcaacaatatgctagaacacttgcgggaaaatgcagaagtcagttgtccttgggttgctccgtgttcttagggtccacgaggcttttgttggttcgtcgtattgattcctttacagactgtaaccacctatctcacggttgtgtgacgtggttatggctgaaattttgccGCGATTTCGCCGGGACCGGGTGctc comes from Belonocnema kinseyi isolate 2016_QV_RU_SX_M_011 chromosome 5, B_treatae_v1, whole genome shotgun sequence and encodes:
- the LOC117173599 gene encoding uncharacterized protein K02A2.6-like, producing the protein MDKMKKSIRQQYYWPGKTKQIESYIQGCPICAIKPQKRLIKADAVIIEPAQSPFEIMNLDKFTLEGKDFLLFEESLTRYVWTTPVRKYKIAELVKEFFHSIPTPKKLITDNKSLFTSKEMQTLTALLGIKQIKISAYHPQSNRIAERVIGTIKRLAATLEGEVTQKIIKATKLYNNSPHSITNYVPEELLFAKPKEFPYDREEYLQDRAERAQAQREDAVKRAGKAKIVNQKKIIRTAKEETYSSGEYVLIKTMTNGKPTWTKPLAVLDVNNDNKTVTLFFNG